From the genome of Sporomusa sphaeroides DSM 2875:
ATATTGCTATTACGGACCATGATACTGTTGCCGCCCATAAAGAGCTGCGGCGAGCTGCTGCTTTCGATACAGCTGTTACCAAGCCGGTCATTATTCCCGGGATAGAGTTCAGCACCGATTTACCGAAATATGAGGTCCATATTCTGGGGTATTATATTGATATTGACAATGGTAAACTTAACGATCAATTGGAGATTATTCTCCAGGACCGTTTGCAGCGGGCCAAGGTTATGGTAGATAAATTAAACAAATTGGGTTATTCGATTGATTACCGCCGGGTATTGACCATTGCCGGGCAAGCCGAAGCCGTAGGGCGGCCGCATATAGCCAAAGCGCTTGTCGAGAAAAAATACTTCAAAACAGTTGCGGCAGCCTTTGAACAGACGCTGGCCCAAAATGGCCCGGCATATGTTCCCCATTATAAAATGACTCCGGAACAAGTAATCCGTTTAATCGAACAGGCTGGGGGTATTGCCGTATTGGCGCATCCCGGCCTGGTCGGTAACGATGATTTGGTTATTGATTTAATCC
Proteins encoded in this window:
- a CDS encoding PHP domain-containing protein, with amino-acid sequence MIADLHIHSTASDGRLSPQEIVKQARQVGLSHIAITDHDTVAAHKELRRAAAFDTAVTKPVIIPGIEFSTDLPKYEVHILGYYIDIDNGKLNDQLEIILQDRLQRAKVMVDKLNKLGYSIDYRRVLTIAGQAEAVGRPHIAKALVEKKYFKTVAAAFEQTLAQNGPAYVPHYKMTPEQVIRLIEQAGGIAVLAHPGLVGNDDLVIDLIQAGIHGLEVYHPEHNQAMTNKYLGIANKYKLKITGGSDFHAIPGRYPEELGSFTIPTAIVESLSM